The Solanum pennellii chromosome 11, SPENNV200 genome contains a region encoding:
- the LOC114073888 gene encoding adenylate isopentenyltransferase 5, chloroplastic-like, with translation MGATGTGKSRLSVDLATHFRGEIINSDKIQVYKGLEIVTSKITTLSNKVKILKTQRVPIIDGGSNSYIEKLVEDPVFMFKYKCDSCFIWIDVEKSVLNRKVDMRVDQMVKAGLVDKVRHIFIPNADSTKGIRRSIGVSEMDIYLREETNIDGDDESKQMILQTSIS, from the exons ATGGGGGCCACAGGAACGGGAAAATCCCGTCTCTCTGTTGACCTTGCCACCCATTTTCGAGGAGAAATAATCAACTCGGATAAAATACAAGTATACAAGGGACTTGAAATTGTTACAAGCAAGATCACCACACTGAGTAACAAGGT aaaaatattgaaGACTCAACGTGTTCCAATTATTGATGGAGGGTCAAATTCGTATATTGAGAAACTTGTGGAAGATCCTGtgttcatgttcaaatataagtGTGATAGTTGCTTTATTTGGATTGATGTTGAGAAATCAGTCTTGAACCGTAAAGTTGACATGAGGGTTGATCAAATGGTGAAAGCag GGCTAGTGGATAAGGTGCGACATATTTTCATTCCAAATGCAGATTCCACCAAAGGAATCCGACGGTCCATCGGTGTCTCTGAAATGGACATATATTTAAGGGAAGAAACAAATATAGACGGAGATGATGAATCAAAGCAGATGATTCTTCAAACATCAATTTCATGA